The Bacteroidota bacterium genome segment CTGAAGGTTTTCAGCTGTTAATCATTCCTGCTTCTCAGGATATTTACATGAAAGCTATTGAAGAAGGTCTGGTAACGGAACTGCTGAAATCGGGTGCGAATTTTTTATCGCCCTCTTGCGGACCGTGTCTGGGAACCGGACAGGGCATTCCGGCCGACAATGCGAATGTAATATCAACAGCCAACCGTAATTTCCTCGGCCGAATGGGCAACGAAAAGGCAAATATTTATCTTGCTTCTCCGGCAACAGTAGCGCATTCGGCGCTTAAAGGAGAAATCACCGACCCTCGGGGAATTGTGGCAACAGATGTATTCCCGTACAAAGCAAAACAAGGTCATACCGTTCAGATAAAACAGGGTGAAGACCGCTTTGCAAAAGGCGTGTGGAACTACGCTGATATCGATGACATGAATACGGACCAGATGTTTGCCGGAAACCTTACTTATAATGTAAACAGCAACGAAGCGGAAAAAATAATGCCGCATCTGTTCAAAGGATTTGACGACAGTTTTGCAGAGCGTGTTCAAAACGGAGATATTCTTGTTACCGGTGCTAACTTCGGATGCGGCAGCTCACGCGAGCATCCTTCGGTTGGGTTGGCATTTGCCGGTGTTAAAGCCGTTATCGTAAAATCTGTAAACCGCATTTTCTACCGTTCATCGGTGAATCAGGGATTGCCGATACTCGTGGTGCCAGAAGCGGTTCAGAACTTTAAACAAGGCGACAGCGTTGAAATAGATTTTGCGAAAGGTATCATCAATATTTCCGGAACGGCATACACATTTGCGCCTCTGCCCGAAAAACTCATGGCTATTTTTGAAGCAAAAGGGCTTGTCAATTTTGTGAAAGGAAAATAGTTATTCCTTCACGAAAGTCAACAAGCAAAATGATTTTGTTAAATATACCCTTTGATATCGTAGATAATATATCCCGCGATTTCATGGATGAGTTTTTCCCAGTATCCTATGGATTCAATACTTGGAATGACAAGGTAGCCAATGTCCCAACGGCGGATTCCAACAAGTTTATTGGTAGCGTAGGGGTGAAGGTATAGTCCCTGTTTGTAAAAGCATGCGAGCGACCTGCGCATATGAAATGCCGAAGTAATCAGCAAATAGCTTCCGCCCGCGAACTCTGCATTCAGAATTTTTGCAGTATTAACGGCATTTTCATGGGTATTATCCGAAACGGAATCAATGAGGATATCCGCAGCAGGAATTCCGATGCGCACAAAATATTTTTTCAGCAGTACCGATTCAAGCATATTTCGGTAAACAAGACTGCCCGAACCGCCTGAAATCAGTATTTTTTTAATATGTCCGGCTTTATACAAATCAACTGCCTGCAATATTCTGTCTGTATTATTCTGAAAGGTGAGCCGGTCAAGGCGGGTATCCTCGGTTACCATACCTCCGCTCAAAACAACGCCCACATCATAAGTGCCCAATGCTTCATTTTTTGTTACCGGAAACTCCCATAAACGCAGCGCTTCATCTATAAATACGGAATTTGAGAAAAACAGCGTAAAGACTACAAGTGTTATGAGAAGCCGTTTTTTTCTTTTCGGATTTTTGACAATCAGTAACGCAATCATCATCCCAATCAACCAGCTAAACGGGGCGAAAATGAAACTCAGAATTTTACTGAACAGAAAAAACATGGGCGTAATTATGATTTGAGATAAGTGCAAATATAATTATTGTTTGGTTGGCAACTTGTATAGTCGTTAAGACGTTTATTCGTTTAGTCCGAAGAAGTATTTACCATTATCTGCTTGCATTATTTGCCAGATTGCGGTAATAGCTTGATTTCTGCTGATTCCCTTTATAGGCAAAATACCGGCTCAGGTTATCGCAAAGCCTTTTATTATTGGGCTTTTTATCAATAGCTTTCTCCCAGTAATTAATTGCGGAAACAGTATCGGTAGTAATGAAATAGTAATTGCCAATATTGACGTATGGCACGTCAGATGAAGGATCAATGCTTATGATGCGCCGGTTAAGATCAAGTGCTTTACCTGT includes the following:
- a CDS encoding YdcF family protein, with translation MFFLFSKILSFIFAPFSWLIGMMIALLIVKNPKRKKRLLITLVVFTLFFSNSVFIDEALRLWEFPVTKNEALGTYDVGVVLSGGMVTEDTRLDRLTFQNNTDRILQAVDLYKAGHIKKILISGGSGSLVYRNMLESVLLKKYFVRIGIPAADILIDSVSDNTHENAVNTAKILNAEFAGGSYLLITSAFHMRRSLACFYKQGLYLHPYATNKLVGIRRWDIGYLVIPSIESIGYWEKLIHEIAGYIIYDIKGYI